Proteins encoded within one genomic window of Brassica rapa cultivar Chiifu-401-42 chromosome A09, CAAS_Brap_v3.01, whole genome shotgun sequence:
- the LOC103842117 gene encoding RAN GTPase-activating protein 1, with the protein MDHSVKTPPVLSVKMWPPSKSTRLMLVDRMTKNITTPSIFSRKYGLLSLQEAEEDAKRIEELAFATANKHFQSEPDADGTSAVHVYAKESSKLMLEVIKRGPQQVDSEAEGNVDGDTLFDLSGGRRAFIDLEEARELLRPLAEPNNSFTKIRFSNRSFGSEAAKFAVGVLSSVKDQLTEVDLSDFVAGRPEAEALEVMTMFSSALEGSNLRSLNLSDNALGEKGIRAFASLIKSQRGLEELYLMNDGISEDAARAVRELLPSTGEIRVLQFHNNMTGDEGAIAIAEIVKQCPSLEDFRCSSTRIGSDGGVALAEALASCSRLKKLDLRDNMFGVEGGVALAETLSVLSELTEIYMSYLNLEDEGAEALSEALVKSAPRLEVIELAGNDVTVKAAGKLAECIASKESLSKLNLSENELKDEGTILIAKALEEGHDQLTEVDLSTNMMRRAGARALAQTVLKKPTLKLLNINGNFISEEGVDEVSDMFKDSPDKLGPLDDNDPEGEDFEDEDEEEEGEEESELEAKLGGLKIKQEEE; encoded by the coding sequence ATGGATCATTCAGTTAAAACCCCACCTGTTCTATCCGTAAAGATGTGGCCACCAAGCAAGAGCACACGCCTCATGCTCGTCGACCGCATGACCAAGAACATCACCACCCCTTCCATCTTCTCCCGAAAGTACGGTCTCTTGAGCCTCCAAGAAGCTGAGGAGGACGCCAAGCGCATTGAAGAACTTGCTTTCGCCACCGCCAACAAACACTTCCAGAGCGAGCCTGACGCTGATGGCACCTCTGCTGTCCACGTCTACGCCAAAGAGTCCAGCAAGCTTATGCTCGAAGTCATCAAACGTGGTCCGCAACAGGTTGATTCCGAGGCCGAGGGGAACGTCGATGGGGACACCTTGTTTGATTTATCTGGTGGACGTAGAGCCTTCATTGATCTAGAGGAGGCGCGCGAGCTTCTGAGGCCTCTCGCTGAGCCGAACAACTCCTTCACCAAGATCCGTTTCAGCAACAGGAGCTTCGGCTCCGAGGCTGCTAAATTCGCTGTAGGCGTCTTGTCTTCCGTCAAGGACCAGCTGACCGAAGTGGATCTCTCGGACTTCGTCGCGGGGAGACCGGAGGCGGAAGCCCTCGAAGTCATGACCATGTTTTCGTCCGCCTTGGAGGGCTCTAACCTCAGGTCTTTGAATCTTTCCGACAACGCCTTGGGAGAGAAAGGCATCCGTGCGTTTGCCTCTCTCATCAAGTCTCAGCGTGGCTTGGAGGAGCTTTACCTCATGAACGACGGCATTTCGGAGGATGCTGCGAGAGCGGTCCGCGAGCTGCTTCCATCTACTGGCGAGATCAGGGTTCTTCAGTTTCATAACAACATGACTGGAGACGAAGGAGCCATCGCCATTGCGGAGATTGTGAAGCAGTGTCCGTCTCTGGAGGATTTCAGGTGTTCGTCCACGAGGATTGGCTCTGACGGAGGTGTTGCGCTTGCTGAAGCGCTTGCGTCATGTAGCCGCTTGAAGAAACTTGATCTCCGTGACAACATGTTTGGAGTTGAAGGTGGGGTTGCCCTGGCAGAGACCTTGTCAGTGTTGAGTGAGTTGACTGAGATCTATATGAGTTACCTGAACTTGGAGGATGAGGGAGCAGAGGCGCTTTCCGAAGCTCTGGTTAAGTCTGCTCCTCGTCTTGAAGTTATAGAGTTGGCTGGGAATGATGTTACTGTAAAAGCCGCTGGGAAACTGGCGGAATGCATCGCGTCCAAAGAGTCTCTTTCGAAGCTGAATCTGTCTGAGAATGAACTCAAAGACGAAGGGACTATCTTAATCGCAAAGGCGCTTGAAGAAGGTCATGACCAGTTGACTGAAGTTGATCTGAGCACCAACATGATGAGGAGAGCTGGGGCGAGGGCCTTGGCGCAAACTGTTTTGAAGAAACCTACTTTGAAGCTTTTGAACATCAACGGAAACTTCATATCTGAGGAAGGTGTGGACGAGGTGAGTGACATGTTTAAGGACTCACCGGACAAGCTTGGTCCTCTGGATGATAATGACCCGGAAGGAGAAGATTTTGAagatgaagacgaagaagagGAAGGCGAAGAAGAGAGTGAACTGGAAGCAAAGCTTGGAGGTCTGAAAATCAAGCAAGAGGAGGAATAG